From Brachionichthys hirsutus isolate HB-005 chromosome 7, CSIRO-AGI_Bhir_v1, whole genome shotgun sequence, the proteins below share one genomic window:
- the tsnax gene encoding translin-associated protein X: protein MNKRDREGCSRKNADPVRDGETTGDPSSPVISAFKVFQQELDTKHDKYERLVKISRDVTIESKRTIFVLHRVTSVPDAEDVLNEAEKKLDGVQQKIGQIAEELRGEDIYQFHRAFTPGIQEYVEAVSFLHYIRHHSLISLEEINARLVFMSKEKMDPKGPAEALPLGAQALTFQVMPSDYLLGVADLTGELMRLCISSVGNGDIDTPFQVSQFLRQIHEGFSCIGNTGPYEVSKKLHTLRQSLGKVEDACYALRVRGSEIPKHMLADVFSSRTAHIDPEEGVV, encoded by the exons ATGAATAAGCGAGACC GCGAAGGATGTTCCCGGAAAAATGCTGATCCTGTGCGGGACGGCGAGACGACCGGCGACCCTTCTTCACCTGTAATCTCTGCTTTCAAAG TTTTCCAGCAAGAGCTCGACACCAAGCACGACAAATATGAACGACTCGTCAAGATCAGTCGAGACGTCACCATCGAGAGCAAGAGGACCATTTTCGTTTTGCACAGAGTGACGAG TGTACCAGATGCAGAGGATGTTCTcaatgaagcagaaaaaaaactggATGGAGTCCAGCAGAAAATCGGCCAAATTGCTGAGGAGCTCAGAGGAGAGGACATCTATCAGTTCCACAGAGCTTTCACCCCAG GGATCCAGGAGTATGTGGAGGCCGTCTCTTTCCTGCACTACATCCGCCACCACAGCCTGATCAGCCTGGAGGAGATCAACGCCAGACTGGTTTTCATGAGTAAGGAGAAGATGGATCCGAAG GGCCCAGCTGAAGCCCTTCCATTGGGCGCTCAGGCCCTGACCTTTCAGGTGATGCCCTCAGACTACCTGCTTGGCGTGGCCGACCTGACCGGAGAGCTGATGCGTCTATGCATCAGCAGCGTAGGCAACGGCGACATCGACACGCCCTTCCAGGTGAGCCAGTTCCTGCGGCAGATCCACGAAGGCTTCTCCTGCATTGGAAACACGGGCCCGTATGAGGTGTCCAAGAAGCTGCACACGCTGCGGCAGAGCCTTGGCAAGGTGGAGGATGCCTGCTACGCGCTGCGCGTCCGTGGCTCAGAGATCCCCAAACACATGCTGGCGGAcgtgttctccagcaggacggCGCACATCGACCCCGAGGAAGGCGTGGTTTAA